Part of the Pirellulales bacterium genome is shown below.
CGGCGCCTCGGGCGGCGTGTCGATCAACAGCTGGCAAGTCATCGACCGCACGACCACCGACGAACGCGTCGCCGCAGCCCGCACCACCGCCGCCCCCAGCGGCCAGCATTGGTGGTGGGACTAAGGCACGGTCGCCGGGGCTGACCTCCTAGTTCGCAGCGAGCAGACATTCCGGCCAGTTTGCCCCGCGCAGGTTGACGCAGCGCACCGCCGGCAGACGCGCAGCAGCCGTCGCGAAAAAGGCGTCGACATAGCCCGTTTGCGTGGCGTACGCCCGTGTAAAGGGTTCTGAAGGCAGCGCCGACTTCAACAAAACCAACTCGCACGCACCCAAACACTCGCCAGCGCGCGCGGCGATCGAGTCGCTGGTCACATCCCAGCACTCCGGTAGGGCGGAAACGCCCGATGCGGTCGCCTCGGCTTGCAAAAACTGCCATGGGTCGAGCAGCCCCGGACGTTCGGGCGGCAACCGAGCAGCCGCGGCTAGCGAGTCCAAGTGAACCGTGGCCGGCCACAAGGCGTGCGCCAAGTGGCTGTTGAGTTGCATGGCTCGCACGCAAAGCCAATGCGCACTGGCCTCGGACAGCGAATGTAAACGGTACATCTCGCGAAACACGTCGGCCAGGCGTCCGCCACCGACCACCAGCACCGACGGCATGGCCGGCTGTGCCGCATGCCATTGCGGCAATGCCGTGCTGATGTCGGGCCAATCGAGCAAGCTGCCGCCCAACTTGACGACGCGCATGGCTCAACCCTTGGCCAGATAGGCCCGCGCCAACACGGCCAGCGCATGCGCCGGCGCCGTCTGCGACGCGGCCGCTCCGAACTGCTCGCCCAGAGAGATCACTTGCGCGTTGAGCCGCAGCCGCGACAGCACGCGCCGCGCAAGGAATTCGCCCTCGCCCGATACCAACACAGCCCGAGGAGGTTCTGGCATGGCGAACACAACCTTGCGCGCGCCGTCGGCCACGCGCCGCTCCAAGGCCTTGGCCACGAACGTGGCTGCCTCGATAGCCGACTCTGCGTCGAACATCTCCCGATCGGCACAGATCGACCGGGCCATTCGATCCCAGGCGGCATCCTTGGTCTGCGCTCGACCGTCGGCCGTATCGCACCGGCCCGGATCTTCGGCCAATTCCTCGAGCAGCAAATACACATCGCCGGTCGCCGCGAAGAGCTCCGCCGCGACCGGGCAGTAATTGCCCCGCCAAGGCAGGCGATCGACCACCGCACAAATCGGCGTACGCCGCACGCCCGCATAGACCAGCTCGCCCGTCATCAGCCGCGCGGGATCGGTTTTCGCGCGTGTGGCAGGCCGGCCGTCGAGCACGGGAACGATGTCGCAAGTGGTCGACCCGATGTCGAACATCAATCCCGGCGCGCCTTCGAGAAAGCGTGCCGCAAACGAGGCCAGCGCGTGCCAATTCGA
Proteins encoded:
- a CDS encoding tetrahydromethanopterin-linked C1 transfer pathway; its protein translation is MFVNQVLHMNVLALDIGGANLKLADGCGFAVARPFPLWQQPGRLGDALVAVLAAAPAAEVLAVTMTGELADCYATKRAGVGAILDAVGQAAGSRRTLVYLTDGSFASPETARQRFLEAAASNWHALASFAARFLEGAPGLMFDIGSTTCDIVPVLDGRPATRAKTDPARLMTGELVYAGVRRTPICAVVDRLPWRGNYCPVAAELFAATGDVYLLLEELAEDPGRCDTADGRAQTKDAAWDRMARSICADREMFDAESAIEAATFVAKALERRVADGARKVVFAMPEPPRAVLVSGEGEFLARRVLSRLRLNAQVISLGEQFGAAASQTAPAHALAVLARAYLAKG